In Microbacterium galbinum, a single window of DNA contains:
- a CDS encoding cryptochrome/photolyase family protein → MSSPSIVWFRDDLRLADNPALRAAIDRGEPILAVYVLDEESPGIRPLGGAARWWLHHSLASLSERLRERGGALVLRRGPAARVIPQVVADTDAGAVFWNRRYGRPERDIDAELKTALRNDGVEVASFAGSLLHEPWTVTTGAGTHFSVFTPFWRACLSLPAPRLPLPEPREIDGIPSAPASDDLDDWALLPTRPDWAEGLRETWEPGEPAARRRLRSFLDEDLGSYDRARDEPSAGATSLLSPCLRWGEISPFTVWHEAVSADGAGGFLSELGWREFAWHTLFHFPDLATKNLRPEFDAFPWPRLKPSHLDAWQRGETGVPLVDAGMRELWRTGYMHNRVRMVTASFLVKNLLIDWHRGEEWFWDTLVDADGANNPFNWQWVAGSGADAAPYFRIFNPELQAKKFDPNRLYISQWASDAPAEPIVDLAETRKAALAAYDVVKRAPRDR, encoded by the coding sequence ATGTCCTCCCCCTCGATCGTGTGGTTCCGTGATGATCTGCGTCTCGCCGACAACCCCGCGTTGCGCGCCGCGATCGATCGCGGGGAGCCGATCCTCGCCGTCTACGTGCTCGACGAGGAATCCCCCGGCATCCGACCGCTCGGCGGAGCGGCCCGCTGGTGGTTGCATCACTCACTCGCCTCGCTGAGCGAACGGCTGCGGGAGCGTGGGGGCGCACTGGTGCTGCGCCGCGGTCCCGCCGCCCGCGTGATCCCCCAGGTCGTGGCGGATACCGACGCCGGCGCCGTCTTCTGGAATCGCCGGTACGGCCGACCCGAGCGCGACATCGACGCCGAGCTGAAGACCGCTCTGCGGAACGACGGCGTCGAGGTCGCCTCCTTCGCGGGATCCCTTCTCCACGAGCCCTGGACGGTGACGACAGGGGCCGGTACGCACTTCTCCGTGTTCACTCCCTTCTGGCGGGCGTGCCTCTCGCTGCCCGCACCGCGACTCCCCCTCCCCGAGCCACGCGAGATCGACGGCATCCCCTCGGCTCCGGCATCGGACGACCTCGACGACTGGGCTCTGCTCCCCACCCGTCCGGACTGGGCGGAGGGACTGCGCGAGACCTGGGAACCCGGGGAACCCGCCGCCCGACGTCGGCTGCGCTCCTTCCTCGACGAGGACCTCGGATCCTACGACCGCGCACGCGACGAGCCTTCGGCCGGAGCCACCTCGCTCCTGTCCCCCTGCCTGCGCTGGGGGGAGATCAGCCCGTTCACGGTCTGGCACGAGGCAGTCTCCGCGGACGGCGCGGGCGGGTTCCTCTCGGAGCTCGGGTGGCGCGAGTTCGCGTGGCACACGCTCTTCCACTTCCCCGACCTCGCGACGAAGAACCTGCGCCCCGAGTTCGACGCCTTCCCGTGGCCGCGGCTGAAGCCGTCGCACCTCGACGCGTGGCAGCGCGGCGAGACCGGCGTGCCACTGGTCGACGCCGGAATGCGCGAACTCTGGCGCACCGGGTACATGCACAACCGGGTGCGGATGGTCACTGCGTCGTTCCTCGTGAAGAACCTCCTCATCGACTGGCACCGCGGCGAGGAGTGGTTCTGGGACACCCTCGTCGATGCCGATGGGGCGAACAACCCGTTCAACTGGCAGTGGGTCGCCGGCTCCGGTGCGGATGCCGCGCCCTACTTCCGCATCTTCAACCCCGAGCTCCAGGCCAAGAAGTTCGATCCGAACCGCCTGTACATCTCGCAATGGGCATCGGATGCCCCCGCCGAGCCGATCGTCGACCTCGCGGAGACGCGGAAGGCGGCGCTCGCCGCGTACGACGTCGTCAAACGCGCACCCCGCGATCGGTGA